From Cyclopterus lumpus isolate fCycLum1 chromosome 2, fCycLum1.pri, whole genome shotgun sequence, a single genomic window includes:
- the LOC117742657 gene encoding T-cell surface antigen CD2-like isoform X1 yields MRRRMKVKMASVSSVSLLLLCCSAISSAGSKETCDLYAATGADFTVPVVAAVHRMDTLIWKHDGELIFSRRKESTFLKGRKEDVSEDGSLKLTNVQKSHEGSYVSEVFDTDGKKKGPFEAKHLCVMHGVPTPSVTSTCNASSKVTFTCKVTPKDKDLRFAWLQNDKVLEKEKGPILTTSLDLVKTDPISCKVSNLASSVTSAPVTHDCKANTSFLPETLLGINTWIFVGTGGGVVLVLIVVVVVCCVCTKRRKRLRLKGDVLFIVALTCGKINLDVYLCFIYCDCAFIFLTPQKRGSFAWRGPMTRSHIVILQVNTLIIFISTPSSRPATPGLASIVTEPPTTPTPTLALSPAPEDLHRPRDHPVRLTKSSRLLFLSPGKTLPRRHECDSA; encoded by the exons atgaggaggaggatgaaggtgaAGATGGCCTCCGTCTCCAGCgtctctctcctgctgctctgctgctccGCCATCTCCTCCGCAG GTTCCAAGGAAACGTGCGACTTGTACGCCGCGACCGGCGCCGACTTCACGGTGCCGGTGGTCGCCGCGGTGCACCGGATGGACACCCTGATATGGAAGCACGACGGAGAGTTGATCTTCTCTCGGAGAAAGGAAAGCACCTTTTTGAAGGGCCGAAAGGAGGACGTTTCTGAAGACGGGTCCCTGAAGCTGACTAACGTGCAGAAGAGCCACGAGGGGAGTTACGTCTCCGAAGTGTTTGACACGGACGGCAAGAAAAAAGGGCCTTTTGAAGCCAAGCATTTATGCGTAATGC ACGGAGTCCCGACGCCTTCGGTGACGTCCACGTGCAATGCGTCCTCAAAAGTCACGTTCACCTGCAAAGTTACACCGAAG GACAAGGACCTCCGATTCGCGTGGCTTCAGAACGACAAGGTGCTGGAAAAGGAGAAAGGTCCGATTCTGACCACGTCGCTCGATCTCGTGAAAACGGATCCCATCAGCTGCAAAGTGTCCAACCTCGCCAGCTCCGTGACCAGCGCACCCGTCACGCACGACTGCAAGGCCAACA CGTCCTTTTTACCCGAAACACTATTGGGAATTAATACCTGGATTTTTGTGGGCACCGGAGGAG GCGTCGTTCTGGTGCtgatcgtcgtcgtcgtcgtttgCTGCGTCTGCACCAAGCGGAGGAAACGCTTGCGACTGAAGGGTGACGTGTTATTTATTGTTGCTTTAACGTGCGGAAAAATTAATCTCGAcgtatatttgtgttttatttattgcgATTGCGCGTTTATTTTTCTTACTCCGCAGAAGAGGGGGAGCTTCGCTTGGCGTGGACCAATGACGAGGAGCCACATTGTCATCCTCCAGGTCAACAccctcatcatcttcatcagcaCCCCCAGCAGCCGGCCGGCCACACCGGGCCTCGCCAGCATCGTCACAGAGCCCCCGACCACGCCAACGCCGACGCTCGCCCTCAGCCCAGCCCCCGAAGATCTGCACAG gCCACGAGACCACCCGGTAAGATTGACGAAGAGCagccgcctcctcttcctcagcccAGGAAAAACACTGCCAAGACGCCACGAGTGTGACAGCGCGTGA
- the LOC117742657 gene encoding T-cell surface antigen CD2-like isoform X2: MRRRMKVKMASVSSVSLLLLCCSAISSAGSKETCDLYAATGADFTVPVVAAVHRMDTLIWKHDGELIFSRRKESTFLKGRKEDVSEDGSLKLTNVQKSHEGSYVSEVFDTDGKKKGPFEAKHLCVMHGVPTPSVTSTCNASSKVTFTCKVTPKDKDLRFAWLQNDKVLEKEKGPILTTSLDLVKTDPISCKVSNLASSVTSAPVTHDCKANTSFLPETLLGINTWIFVGTGGGVVLVLIVVVVVCCVCTKRRKRLRLKEEGELRLAWTNDEEPHCHPPGQHPHHLHQHPQQPAGHTGPRQHRHRAPDHANADARPQPSPRRSAQATRPPGKIDEEQPPPLPQPRKNTAKTPRV; encoded by the exons atgaggaggaggatgaaggtgaAGATGGCCTCCGTCTCCAGCgtctctctcctgctgctctgctgctccGCCATCTCCTCCGCAG GTTCCAAGGAAACGTGCGACTTGTACGCCGCGACCGGCGCCGACTTCACGGTGCCGGTGGTCGCCGCGGTGCACCGGATGGACACCCTGATATGGAAGCACGACGGAGAGTTGATCTTCTCTCGGAGAAAGGAAAGCACCTTTTTGAAGGGCCGAAAGGAGGACGTTTCTGAAGACGGGTCCCTGAAGCTGACTAACGTGCAGAAGAGCCACGAGGGGAGTTACGTCTCCGAAGTGTTTGACACGGACGGCAAGAAAAAAGGGCCTTTTGAAGCCAAGCATTTATGCGTAATGC ACGGAGTCCCGACGCCTTCGGTGACGTCCACGTGCAATGCGTCCTCAAAAGTCACGTTCACCTGCAAAGTTACACCGAAG GACAAGGACCTCCGATTCGCGTGGCTTCAGAACGACAAGGTGCTGGAAAAGGAGAAAGGTCCGATTCTGACCACGTCGCTCGATCTCGTGAAAACGGATCCCATCAGCTGCAAAGTGTCCAACCTCGCCAGCTCCGTGACCAGCGCACCCGTCACGCACGACTGCAAGGCCAACA CGTCCTTTTTACCCGAAACACTATTGGGAATTAATACCTGGATTTTTGTGGGCACCGGAGGAG GCGTCGTTCTGGTGCtgatcgtcgtcgtcgtcgtttgCTGCGTCTGCACCAAGCGGAGGAAACGCTTGCGACTGAAGG AAGAGGGGGAGCTTCGCTTGGCGTGGACCAATGACGAGGAGCCACATTGTCATCCTCCAGGTCAACAccctcatcatcttcatcagcaCCCCCAGCAGCCGGCCGGCCACACCGGGCCTCGCCAGCATCGTCACAGAGCCCCCGACCACGCCAACGCCGACGCTCGCCCTCAGCCCAGCCCCCGAAGATCTGCACAG gCCACGAGACCACCCGGTAAGATTGACGAAGAGCagccgcctcctcttcctcagcccAGGAAAAACACTGCCAAGACGCCACGAGTGTGA